Proteins from one Acidobacteriota bacterium genomic window:
- a CDS encoding alpha/beta fold hydrolase: MSTPITQKIATTDGHEIAARFYFPDQEAKAVVVIVPAMGVHQEYYGPFAQWLTEQGFLVATFDYRGTGFSRVRPLREVKANIFDWARYDTGAVVEAVFQQANGKPVYWIGHSLGGQIVPFVPRHEQITKVITVGTGSGYWRENAPELRRRVWWLWFFVAPVSMRLFGYFPGKRLRKVGDVPRGVMEQWRRWCLHPEYAVGVEGEAVRKQFAAVNTPIVSLSFEDDEFMSARNTESLHGFYVNAPREMKRFAPADIGEKRIGHFGFFKAKFKQKLWEAVLLPELT; this comes from the coding sequence ATGAGTACTCCAATCACGCAAAAAATTGCCACGACGGATGGTCATGAAATTGCCGCCCGTTTTTATTTTCCAGATCAAGAAGCAAAAGCAGTAGTGGTGATTGTTCCAGCCATGGGAGTGCATCAGGAATATTATGGTCCGTTTGCCCAATGGCTGACAGAGCAAGGATTTCTGGTGGCGACGTTTGACTATCGTGGGACGGGGTTTTCGCGCGTTCGACCTCTGCGCGAAGTCAAAGCCAACATTTTTGACTGGGCGCGCTATGACACCGGCGCCGTGGTCGAAGCAGTTTTTCAGCAAGCAAACGGCAAACCCGTTTACTGGATTGGACACAGTCTGGGTGGCCAAATCGTGCCATTTGTCCCGCGCCACGAACAAATCACCAAAGTGATAACGGTTGGAACCGGAAGCGGCTACTGGCGGGAAAATGCACCAGAACTTCGCCGCCGGGTGTGGTGGCTCTGGTTCTTTGTGGCGCCGGTCTCGATGCGACTGTTCGGCTATTTTCCAGGAAAACGACTCCGGAAAGTGGGCGATGTTCCACGCGGTGTGATGGAACAATGGCGCCGGTGGTGTTTGCATCCGGAATATGCCGTCGGCGTTGAAGGTGAAGCGGTTCGGAAACAATTTGCCGCCGTCAATACTCCGATTGTCTCGCTTTCCTTTGAAGATGATGAGTTTATGTCTGCGCGCAACACTGAATCGTTACACGGTTTTTATGTCAACGCTCCGCGCGAAATGAAGCGGTTTGCCCCAGCCGATATCGGTGAAAAGCGAATCGGCCACTTTGGGTTTTTTAAAGCCAAATTTAAACAGAAGCTATGGGAAGCAGTTCTTTTGCCTGAGTTAACCTGA
- a CDS encoding type II secretion system F family protein, which yields MTTRTMTMQTATTTLENEKALQRRQLQLPLEEKIQIFDQLATELESGIPLVTALQTRVRTIDHFKDTAQDPLAFLLSGKPQGEEFIRELASLVADLGQPLHTAAQQFPGVFDPQFLAILNAAQQTGRYGMALRRQVDYLTEQKILKDHLKSVLRYPVFVFVVATVVLAVALIKIVPGFTLLYEGLLGKAEFHWTTQLVLDISAFASTNWPVMVIGLAGSFLGYFWFRQTNPNVRRFEDQCWLRFPRLNRYIALIDTVNFLSTFILLREAGETMTNAFALAVEAMSNSELREAGQEAALNFERGTPQYIHLSLATMHPVFSEASSLYAQLKSYEEHASLAQLERYVKLLKHNANCVRDELASYVQPVSLVVVGIIVGFLVFSLYLPLFELIGKFASR from the coding sequence ATGACAACCCGGACAATGACCATGCAAACCGCAACAACCACACTTGAGAACGAGAAAGCCCTTCAGCGAAGGCAGCTTCAGCTTCCGCTCGAAGAAAAAATCCAGATTTTCGATCAACTGGCAACCGAACTCGAATCAGGAATCCCTCTGGTGACCGCTTTACAAACTCGAGTTCGGACCATTGATCACTTTAAGGATACCGCCCAGGACCCGCTGGCTTTTCTGCTGAGCGGCAAACCACAGGGCGAGGAGTTTATCCGGGAACTGGCGTCGCTGGTGGCTGATCTGGGACAACCGCTTCATACGGCGGCCCAGCAGTTTCCTGGAGTGTTTGACCCACAATTTCTGGCGATTTTGAATGCCGCGCAACAAACCGGACGCTATGGGATGGCGCTTCGTCGTCAGGTAGATTACCTCACCGAGCAAAAAATCCTGAAGGATCATTTGAAAAGCGTGTTGCGCTATCCGGTGTTTGTGTTTGTGGTGGCGACTGTGGTGCTGGCCGTGGCGCTGATCAAAATTGTACCGGGGTTTACGCTACTGTATGAAGGGCTGCTTGGAAAGGCTGAGTTCCACTGGACAACCCAACTGGTCCTCGATATTTCGGCCTTTGCCTCAACCAACTGGCCGGTGATGGTAATTGGGCTGGCTGGGAGCTTTTTAGGGTATTTCTGGTTTCGTCAAACCAATCCGAACGTGCGCCGGTTTGAAGATCAATGCTGGCTCAGGTTTCCCAGACTCAACCGCTACATTGCGCTCATTGACACGGTGAACTTTTTGAGCACCTTTATTTTGCTTCGTGAAGCTGGTGAAACCATGACCAATGCCTTTGCCCTGGCGGTTGAAGCGATGTCCAATTCCGAACTGCGCGAAGCTGGCCAGGAAGCCGCGTTGAATTTTGAACGCGGCACACCGCAATACATCCATTTGTCGCTTGCCACCATGCATCCGGTGTTTTCCGAGGCTTCATCATTGTATGCACAGTTGAAATCATATGAGGAACACGCGAGCCTGGCCCAGCTTGAGCGATATGTGAAGCTGCTCAAACACAATGCCAATTGCGTTCGTGACGAACTGGCCAGCTACGTTCAACCCGTTTCGTTGGTGGTGGTCGGAATCATTGTCGGATTTCTGGTCTTTTCACTCTATTTGCCGTTGTTCGAACTGATTGGAAAATTTGCGTCACGGTAA